One Rissa tridactyla isolate bRisTri1 chromosome 1, bRisTri1.patW.cur.20221130, whole genome shotgun sequence DNA segment encodes these proteins:
- the PPEF1 gene encoding serine/threonine-protein phosphatase with EF-hands 1, translating to MGSSIGIMGCSSSVADRRSDKVIRAAILIQNWYRLTMARLEMRRRYSLSIFQSIEYADEQDQLQLSNFFTFMLDHCAHPDSVSHIFTSPSVSQVVDEGLSLTEFEKKIDVPDSYCGPRLSFPLTVEDANALLHAFRNEQLLHARYVLQLLSETRRVLKEMPNITHLSTSYSKEITVCGDLHGNLDDLLLIFYKNGLPSEQNRYVFNGDFVDRGQNSMEILIILFAFLLIYPNDLHLNRGNHEDYIMNLRYGFTKEVSKKYKDHGKQILCLLRDVFSWLPLATIIDSKVLILHGGISDTTDLDFLSALERNKLKSLMRPPKSVRDRQDQVKERIPTTRPSKHIANRNVAGETQHISSSGSTEPSGSNLPAEPTLKEWKQILDILWSDPRSQNGCTPNKCRGGGCYFGPDVTAKLFEKYNLKMLIRSHEFKPEGYEISHDGKVITIFSASNYYEEGSNRGAYIKLNPELIPRFVQYRVSKYTRRENLRERVGTIESSALKSLREKIYAHRAELTSAFAQYDLNGTGKISVNDWAAAMESVLQLELPWRMLRSQLAQTNSAGEVDFMSCFYDLKMGQPIKEVQPALVETLCRYRKDLEIIFNVIDKDHSGLISLEEFSQTWKLFASHLGIDMHDESLDKLVLSIDYNKDGHIDFNEFLEAFHVVHRLEKKANS from the exons ATGGGCAGCAGCATTGGAATCATGGGGTGCAGCAGTTCTGTAGCTGACCGAAGGTCAGATAAAG TCATTAGAGCTGCTATCCTCATCCAGAATTGGTACCGCCTTACAATGGCCCGGCTAGAGATGAGGCGCCGCTATTCTCTGAGTATCTTTCAGTCAATCGAGTATGCTGATGAACAAGATCAACTACAG CTGTCCAACTTTTTTACATTCATGCTGGATCACTGTGCTCATCCTGATTCAG TATCTCACATTTTCACCAGCCCTAGTGTTTCTCAGGTGGTGGATGAAGGCTTAAGTTTAACAGAATTTGAAAAGAAGATTGATGTTCCAGACTCCTATTGTGGGCCACGACTCTCATTCCCCCTTACTGTTGAAGATGCCAATGCTCTTCTTCATGCTTTCAGGAATGAACAG CTGCTTCATGCCCGCTATGTACTGCAGCTACTATCTGAAACTAGGAGGGTTCTCAAGGAGATGCCAAATATCACCCATCTTTCAACTTCCTACTCCAAGGAGATAACTGTCTGTG GAGATTTGCATGGAAACCTAGATGATCTTTTGCTGATATTCTATAAG AATGGTCTGCCTTCAGAACAAAACCGCTATGTCTTTAATGGTGACTTTGTTGACAGAGGGCAAAATTCTATGGAAATACTTATAATCCTGTTTGCATTTCTTCTTATCTACCCCAATGATTTACACTTGAATAGAGGAAACCATGAAGACTACATCATGAACCTGAG GTATGGCTTCACAAAAGAAGTTTCAAAGAAGTACAAG GACCATGGGAAACAGATCTTGTGTCTTCTGCGAGATGTCTTTAGCTGGCTTCCCCTCGCCACTATAATTGATAGCAAAGTTCTTATCCTACATGGAGGGATTTCAGACACCACAGATTTGGATTTCCTGAGTGCACTTGAGAGAAATAAG ttgaAATCTTTGATGCGGCCACCAAAGTCAGTGAGAGACAGACAGGACCAAGTGAAGGAGAGAATTCCCACAACCAGACCCAGTAAACATATTGCCAACCGGAATGTCGCAGGAGAAACACAACACATCTCGTCATCGGGCTCCACTGAGCCTTCAGGCTCAAATTTGCCTGCAGAGCCCACCCTGAAGGAATGGAAGCAA ATCCTTGACATTCTCTGGAGTGATCCAAGAAGCCAGAATGGCTGTACACCAAACAAGTGTCGAGGAGGAGGTTGTTACTTTGGCCCTGATGTTACTGCCAAGCTGTTTGAAAAGTATAATCTGAAGATGCTCATCAGGTCTCATGAATTTAAGCCGGAAGGTTATGAGATCAGTCATGATGGGAAG GTTATCACCATATTTTCTGCTTCTAACTATTACGAAGAGGGGAGCAACCGGGGAGCATACATCAAACTGAATCCGGAACTGATTCCTCGCTTCGTACAGTATCGAGTCAGCAAGTACACTCGCAGGGAGAATCTTCGGGAGAG GGTGGGTACAATTGAATCATCTGCCTTAAAGTCCTTACGTGAGAAGATTTATGCCCACAGGGCTGAACTCACTAGTGCTTTTGCACAGTATGACCTCAACGGCACAG GCAAGATTTCTGTCAATGACTGGGCTGCAGCGATGGAGTCTGTCCTACAGCTGGAACTGCCCTGGAGGATGCTGCGGTCTCAGTTAGCACAGACAAACTCAGCCGGAGAAGTTGACTTCATGTCATGTTTTTATGATTTGAAAATGGGTCAACCTATAAAAGAG GTCCAGCCAGCTTTGGTGGAAACACTGTGCAGATACAGAAAGGATCTGGAAATCATCTTTAACGTCATTGACAAAGATCATTCAG GTCTGATTTCTCTTGAGGAGTTCAGCCAGACGTGGAAACTCTTCGCTTCTCACCTGGGCATCGACATGCATGATGAATCCCTCGACAAGTTAGTCCTCAGCATAGACTACAACAAAGACGGCCACATCGACTTCAATGAATTTCTAGAGGCCTTTCACGTGGTTCATAGACTAGAGAAAAAGGCAAACTCATGA